A genomic segment from Nicotiana tabacum cultivar K326 chromosome 7, ASM71507v2, whole genome shotgun sequence encodes:
- the LOC107780422 gene encoding oligopeptide transporter 4-like, which produces MGTYRPESPPYPAGAADDDDESPIEEVRLTVTNTDDPTLPVWTFRMWFLGLFSCCLLSFLNQFFSYRTEPLVITQITVQVATLPIGHFLATVLPTTKFRLPGFGSRSFSLNPGPFNMKEHVLISIFANAGSAFGNGSAYAVGIVTIIKAFYHRNISFLAGWLLIITTQVLGYGWAGLLRKYVVEPAHMWWPSTLVQVSLFRALHEKDDRRMSRAKFFLIALVCSFCWYLVPGYLFSTLTSISWICWAFSKSVTAQQIGSGMRGLGLGAITLDWSAVASFLFSPLICPFFAIVNVFAGYMLIIYMVIPIAYWGFDLYGARKFPIFSSHLFTAQGQKYDISAIVNDKFELDIGKYEEQGRIHISMFFALTYGFGFATIASTLTHVALFYGREIYERFRASYKGKEDIHTRLMRKYKDIPSWWFNALLLVTLTVSLILCIFLNNQVQMPWWGLLFASAIAFIFTLPISIITATTNQTPGLNIITEYVMGIILPGRPIANVCFKVYGYMSMSQAVSFLSDFKLGHYMKIPPRSMFLVQFLGTIISGTINISVAWWLLNSIENICQDDLLPPDSPWTCPGDRVFFDASVIWGLVGPKRIFGSLGNYSSMNWFFLGGAVGPVIVWLLHKVFPTKSWIPLINLPVLLGATGAMPPATPLNYNAWVIVGTIFNFFIFRYRKQWWQRYNYILSAALDAGVAFMAVLLYFSLGMENKGLTWWGTNGEHCELATCPTAKGIAVDGCPAR; this is translated from the exons ATGGGAACTTACCGGCCAGAATCACCACCGTACCCCGCCGGAGCCGCCGATGACGACGACGAATCACCGATTGAAGAAGTCCGGCTAACGGTGACCAACACCGATGACCCGACTCTACCCGTATGGACATTTAGAATGTGGTTTTTGGGCCTTTTCTCTTGTTGTTTACTCTCTTTTCTCAACCAATTTTTCTCATACCGAACAGAGCCATTAGTCATTACACAAATCACAGTTCAAGTAGCAACTCTTCCAATTGGTCATTTCTTAGCTACCGTTTTGCCAACGACGAAGTTCCGGTTGCCTGGATTTGGATCCAGATCGTTTTCACTGAATCCCGGCCCGTTTAACATGAAAGAGCATGTGCTTATTTCTATATTTGCTAATGCTGGAAGTGCTTTTGGGAATGGTTCAGCTTATGCCGTTGGAATTGTGACCATTATCAAAGCTTTTTATCATAGGAATATATCATTTTTAGCTGGTTGGCTTCTTATTATTACTACTCAG GTTTTGGGATATGGTTGGGCTGGGCTTTTAAGGAAGTACGTAGTAGAGCCCGCGCACATGTGGTGGCCCAGTACTCTGGTTCAAGTTTCACTTTTCAG GGCCTTGCATGAGAAAGATGATCGGCGCATGTCACGAGCAAAATTTTTCCTCATTGCATTAGTATGCAGCTTTTGCTGGTATCTAGTACCAGGATATCTCTTCTCAACGCTCACGAGCATCTCATGGATCTGCTGGGCATTCTCCAAATCAGTGACAGCTCAGCAAATTGGATCAGGCATGAGGGGCCTTGGACTTGGAGCTATAACCCTGGATTGGTCTGCTGTGGCATCCTTCTTGTTCAGCCCCCTCATCTGCCCTTTCTTTGCCATTGTCAATGTCTTTGCAGGGTACATGTTGATAATATACATGGTGATCCCAATAGCATATTGGGGGTTTGACTTGTATGGTGCTCGAAAATTTCCCATTTTCTCGTCACACTTATTCACAGCACAAGGTCAGAAGTACGATATATCAGCCATCGTGAATGACAAGTTTGAGCTAGATATAGGAAAGTATGAGGAGCAAGGGAGAATACATATAAGCATGTTCTTTGCTCTCACTTACGGTTTTGGTTTTGCTACTATAGCATCCACTCTTACACACGTGGCATTGTTCTACGGAAG GGAAATCTATGAAAGATTCCGTGCTTCATACAAGGGAAAGGAGGATATTCACACAAGACTTATGAGGAAATACAAAGACATACCTTCTTGGTGGTTTAATGCATTGCTTCTGGTGACGCTCACAGTCTCCCTAATCCTCTGCATTTTCTTGAATAACCAAGTTCAGATGCCATGGTGGGGGCTTCTATTTGCAAGTGCTATTGCTTTTATCTTCACGCTTCCAATCAGCATCATAACAGCTACAACAAATCAG ACCCCAGGCTTGAACATAATCACTGAATATGTCATGGGAATTATACTACCAGGAAGACCAATAGCCAATGTGTGCTTCAAAGTCTATGGGTACATGAGTATGTCACAGGCTGTCTCTTTCCTCAGCGACTTCAAACTCGGCCACTACATGAAGATCCCACCTCGATCAATGTTCTTGGTTCAG tttttagGAACAATAATTTCCGGAACTATCAACATATCTGTGGCGTGGTGGCTGCTAAACTCCATCGAGAACATATGTCAAGATGATCTCCTCCCACCAGACAGTCCATGGACATGCCCAGGAGATCGTGTGTTTTTTGATGCATCAGTTATCTGGGGTTTGGTCGGACCAAAAAGGATTTTTGGATCTCTTGGGAACTACAGCTCCATGAACTGGTTCTTCCTCGGAGGCGCAGTAGGACCTGTTATAGTGTGGCTCTTGCATAAAGTATTTCCAACAAAATCATGGATTCCCCTGATTAACCTTCCAGTTCTTCTGGGAGCAACAGGTGCCATGCCACCAGCAACACCATTAAATTATAACGCATGGGTAATAGTCGGCACAATTTTCAACTTCTTCATATTCCGCTACCGAAAGCAATGGTGGCAAAGATACAACTATATCCTATCCGCGGCGCTGGATGCAGGAGTAGCTTTCATGGCAGTCCTACTATATTTCTCATTGGGAATGGAGAATAAAGGACTGACTTGGTGGGGTACCAATGGGGAACACTGCGAATTGGCAACTTGTCCCACAGCCAAAGGCATAGCTGTTGATGGGTGTCCAGCTAGATAA
- the LOC142162398 gene encoding uncharacterized protein LOC142162398 — MAVTNQIDEATTTTAAAMTQTTIDAGSPLYVHPSDSSGSSLVPLPFDGIGYRSWRKSVLRALSVKNKIGFITGDTEKPIVNSPLFRQWERCDDMVTSWILNSLSKDIADSVKYVNDSVELWKELQDRYDQTNGAKLYQIKKEINDLSQGVLDITGYYTKMKKLWEELNTLSVKAHCSCICTCRANESMHKVEQDKRLIQFLMGLNEVYTVVRGSILMMNPLPNMAQAFALLIQEEKQREFRPMNQLNIDSTTLNANLGGKNFKTNYSTGTGNQAANNRARPFCDYCKRQGNIGEGSAICRYFLPTAGPFTEEASGDLPFRERLEPRTSPHVFVGYPFGTKGYKVLSLATKKIHISRDVSFHESIFPFTLNSTTSDIPSVFPNTPFFESPPDHTDIHLSHNISNNVNNQENTNPLSSGTPPIASSPVSSVHESQIPVEQLQDVISSQQSLTGPLGFRKSNREHKLPSHLNDYVYKIPNLKCTTNFSLHAMFSHNNHIMSDALHPDSQHIVENICNDREPTSYEEAAIYPAWQNAVPQEFEALYANRTWDLVPLPEGKHAIGCRWVYTVKHRADGSVKRYKAKLVVKGYTQQTGVDYIETFSLMVKMTTVRSLIAITTKKKWQISQLDVNNAFLHRDLHEEASRQWYDKLTEVLYSRGYAHSMHDYSLFYRKQNSSIVFIAVYVDDVLLIGTDSEEIDQLKAFLHDKFRIKDLGQLHYFLGLEILYKLDGIIISQRKFVLDLLKDYVCLHCPSLTSPLDSTTKSKAKEGAPLSDPTFYRKLIGKLNFLTNTRLDIAYGVQHLTCPDSKRSVSEYIVFMGGSPISWKSKKQETISLSSAEAEYRALRKVVGELVWLSRLLEELTVSVNLPIPVHCDSLSALHIARNHVFHERTKHIEVDCHFVRIKLHERLISLHHIGTGQQLADVLTKALTGIKHYSVLSKLGVISSHPT, encoded by the exons ATGGCAGTTACAAATCAAATTGATGAAGCGACCACAACCACAGCGGCAGCGATGACACAAACCACAATCGATGCTGGGAGTCCTCTTTACGTACATCCTTCCGATAGCTCGGGATCCAGTCTAGTTCCATTACCTTTTGATGGGATTGGATATCGTTCCTGGAGGAAGAGCGTGCTCAGAGCCCTTTCAGTGAAGAACAAGATAGGTTTCATCACTGGAGATACTGAGAAACCTATTGTGAATTCTCCACTCTTTCGTCAATGGGAAAGGTGCGATGATATGGTCACCTCGTGGATCTTAAATTCCCTATCAAAGGACATAGCTGATAGTGTTAAGTATGTAAACGATTCCGTTGAGCTGTGGAAGGAGCTACAAGATCGATATGATCAGACGAATGGGGCTAAGCTATATCAAATTAAGAAGGAAATCAACGATTTGAGTCAGGGTGTGCTTGATATCACCGGCTACTACACGAAAATGAAGAAACTCTGGGAGGAATTGAACACTCTCAGTGTCAAAGCTCATTGCAGTTGTATATGTACTTGTAGGGCGAATGAGAGCATGCATAAGGTAGAACAGGATAAGAGGCTCATACAGTTCCTAATGGGACTCAATGAAGTGTATACGGTTGTTCGAGGAAGCATACTTATGATGAACCCCTTGCCAAACATGGCGCAGGCATTTGCCCTCCTAATACAAGAGGAGAAACAAAGAGAATTTAGGCCCATGAACCAGCTGAATATCGATTCCACAACACTAAATGCGAACCTAGGTGGAAAGAATTTCAAGACAAACTACTCCACTGGAACTGGAAACCAAGCTGCAAACAATAGAGCTCGACCTTTTTGTGACTATTGCAAGCGACAAG GAAACATTGGAGAAGGTTCAGCTATTTGCAG ATATTTCCTGCCTACTGCAGGCCCCTTCACTGAAGAGGCCTCTGGAGATTTG CCTTTCAGAGAGAGGCTTGAACCAAGAACCAGTCCACATGTATTTGTAGGGTATCCTTTTGGTACAAAGGGGTACAAGGTATTAAGTCTGGCCACTAAGAAAATACACATTTCCAGAGATGTTTCATTTCATGAGTCAATCTTCCCCTTCACTCTTAACTCCACTACATCTGATATTCCATCTGTCTTTCCCAATACACCATTCTTTGAGAGTCCTCCTGATCACACTGACATCCACTTGTCTCACAACATTAGTAACAATGTCAATAATCAGGAAAACACCAATCCTCTAAGCTCTGGCACACCACCTATTGCTTCCTCACCTGTATCCTCTGTACATGAATCCCAAATTCCAGTAGAACAACTACAAGATGTGATCTCATCCCAACAGTCACTAACAGGACCACTAGGCTTTAGAAAATCCAATAGGGAACACAAACTACCCTCACATCTGAATGATTATGTTTACAAAATACCAAACCTAAAATGCACCACTAATTTTTCTTTGCATGCCATGTTCTCCCATAACAACCACATTATGTCTGATGCCCTACATCCTGATAGTCAGCACATTGTAGAGAACATTTGCAATGATAGAGAACCAACTTCATATGAAGAAGCTGCTATATATCCTGCCTGGCAGAATGCCGTGCCACAAGAGTTTGAGGCTCTGTATGCTAATAGGACATGGGATCTGGTACCTTTACCTGAAGGAAAACATGCCATTGGGTGTAGATGGGTGTATACAGTTAAACATAGGGCAGATGGTAGTGTGAAGAGATACAAAGcaaagttagttgttaaaggatACACTCAACAAACTGGTGTAGATTATATAGAAACCTTTTCCCTAATGGTCAAGATGACCACTGTGAGGTCTCTCATAGCCATAACAACAAAGAAGAAATGGCAAATTTCACAACTGGATGTGAATAATGCATTTCTCCATAGAGATTTGCATGAGGAG GCCAGTAGGCAGTGGTATGATAAACTAACTGAGGTGTTATATTCTAGAGGGTATGCACACTCCATGCATGACTATTCCTTGTTCTATAGAAAACAGAATTCCTCCATTGTCTTTATAgcagtgtatgtagatgatgtgttGCTCATAGGGACTGATTCTGAAGAAATTGATCAGCTTAAGGCCTTCTTACATGATAAGTTCAGAATCAAGGATTTAGGACAGCTGCACTACTTCTTGGGGCTGGAGATTCTCTATAAACTAGATGGCATTATTATTTCCCAAAGGAAGTTTGTTTTGGACTTGTTAAAGGATTATGTGTGTCTTCACTGTCCATCTCTGACTTCCCCTCTTGATTCCACAACCAAATCGAAAGCTAAAGAAGGAGCACCATTGTCTGATCCCACTTTCTACAGAAAGTTGATTGGCAAATTGAATTTTCTCACTAATACCAGACTGGACATAGCATATGGGGTCCAACATCTTA CTTGCCCAGACTCCAAAAGATCAGTGTCTGAATATATTGTGTTCATGGGAGGAAGTCCAATTAGTTGGAAATCCAAGAAACAAGAAACCATCTCTCTTTCTTCAGCAGAGGCAGAATATAGAGCCCTTAGAAAAGTTGTTGGTGAGCTTGTTTGGTTGTCCAGGCTGCTTGAAGAACTTACTGTGTCAGTCAATTTACCTATACCTGTTCATTGCGATAGCCTTTCTGCTCTACACATTGCTAGGAATCATGTGTTCCATGAAAGGACTAAGCATATTGAAGTTGATTGTCACTTTGTGCGCATCAAACTTCATGAGAGGCTTATTTCACTACATCACATTGGTACTGGCCAACAACTTGCAGATGTGCTCACTAAGGCTCTTACTGGGATCAAACACTACTCCGTACTTAGCAAGTTGGGTGTGATTTCCTCACATCCAActtga